The genomic DNA CCTGCTGCTGGAGGCGGTCGCTCCGCCACCGAGGACGGCGACGCTCCAGCTCGTCCAACTGCGCGGCCACGCGGCCGACATGGCCGAACACGCCGGGCGCGAGCGCGGGCTGTTCAACGCGCTCATCGCCGGCCGCCGGCCGGTTGCTCCCGGACAGGCCGAGGCCCTGGCGAAATCCCGCGGCCGTCTGGAGCAGGCCTGGGACGGCATCCGCGCGCTGCGCACCCGGCCGGACCTCGCGCCCGAACTGGCGCGGGCCATCGATGGGGTCGAGGCGGCTTACGTCGAGGGATTCGCCGACACCCGGCGGGCGGTGCTGGCGGGTGGCGTGGATGGCCGTTACCCATTGTCCTCCGACGATTGGATGGGCCGGGCGACCGCAGCCATTGATTCCATCCTCGCGTTGGCCGGCACGGCGGGCACCGCCATCGATGCGGCGGTCGCGGAGTCCGCGGATGAGGCGCGATCCGACCTGCTCGTCAGCCTCGCCGTCTTCACGCTCAGCCTGATTCTGGGCGTCGGGGGCTCGCTGCTGGTGATCCGCCGGATCGTTCGCCCGCTGTCGGCGATGACCGGAGCCATGCGGCAACTGGCTGACGGCGATCTGGCGGTGGCCGTTCCCGGCACCGGACGCCGCGACGAGATCGGCGCCATGGCGCAGGCGGTCCGGGTCTTCCAGGAGCACGCCGCCGCGCGTGAGCGGCTGGAGGCCGAGCAGCGGCGCGACCAGGAAACGCGCGAGCGGCGGGCGGCCGCTCTGGACCGGCTGACCCGCGGCTTCGAAGCCAAGGTGAGCGGGCTGGTCGGGACCCTGTCCTCCGCCGCGACGGAGATGGAGGCGACCGCCGGCTCCATGTCCGCGGCGGCCCAGCAGACCGACCAGCAATCCTTCGCCGTGGCCGCCGCGTCGGAACAGGCCTCCACGAACGTGCAGACCGTGGCGGCGGCGACCGAACAGCTCACCGCCTCCATCCGGGAGATCGGCGACCGCGCCGCCCAGTCGCAGGCTATCACGACGCGGGCCGTCGCGGACGCCCGCCGGACGGACGAGACGGTGCGGCTGATGGCCGGCTGCGCCCAGCGAATCGGCGAGGTGGTCGGGCTGATCCAGGCGATCTCCAGCCAGACCAACCTGCTGGCGCTCAACGCCACCATCGAGGCCGCCCGCGCCGGCGACGCCGGCAAGGGCTTCGCCGTCGTGGCGCACGAGGTGAAGGCGCTGGCGAGCCAGACCGCCCAGGCGACTGACGACATCGCGGCGCAGATCGTCCAAGTGCAGACCGTCACGCGCGACGCCGTCTCGGCGATCCAGGCCATCGCCACGGTGATCGGCGAGGTGAACGAGATCGCCACGGCCATCGCCACCGCGGTGGAGGAGCAGGGCGCCGCCACCCGGGAAATCACCCGCAACGTCCAGCAGGCGGCCGTCGGAACGCAGGAGGTCGCGACCAACATCGCCGGCGTTCAGCAGGCGGCCAACGACACCGGGGCGGCGGCGACCCAGGTGCTGAGCGCGGCGCAGGACCTGTCGCAGCAGGCGGAGCGGCTGACCGGCGAGGTCGGTGACTTCCTCGCCGGGGTCCGCGGCGCCTGATCACGCCGGCGCCCGGGCCGTGCCCAAAGCCTGGGCGGTACTCAGTGGTGGGCGGATTCCTCCCCGGCGCCGTCCTGCCCGAAGCTGTGCAGGATGCGGGCGAAGCTGGTCGCTCCGGCGCTGCGCATGGGAACGAAGGGCTTGCCCATGCGGCGGCACAGCCCCTTCACCCGCAGGCAGGCGTCGTGGCTGACGCAATCGACGGGGCAGACCACCACGTCGGCGCGTTCCACCAGCCCTTCCAGGCAGCGGGTCGTCTGCTCGAACCCGCCGTCATGGTGCAGCAGGCAGCCGTTGCGCGTCTCCACCGCCGCCCGCAGGTGAGGCAGGCTTTTGGTCCGCCCGCCCACATAGAGGATGGCCCGCCCGCCGAGGTCGGTCGGGGCGTTCGTCTCGGCGGCGGCGGTGCGGCGGAGCTGCGCGGCCGGCGGGTCGAGCAGGCGCCGCAGCCGTTCCACTTCCGCCTCGGCGTGGCGGGCGCGCATGCGCTCGCTGGCGACGCGGCGGTGCAGGGCGTCCATGGTGCGCAGCAGACGCGCCTGGCCCGGCGCCCGGACCGACTGGGCTTTCGAGACGTTGGGCGTTTCCGGAACCGCGGGCGCGGCCCGCTGGGCGGTGAGCTGCGCCTCCAGTTCCCGGATGCGGGCGTCCTTCTCGGCGACGCGTTCGGCGGCGGCGCGTTCCTGCTTGGCCAGCCGGGCGGTCAACTCGTCGCAGCGCCGGGCCAGATCGCGGTTCTCCCGCAATTGGCGCCGGTTCTCGCCACCCATGATGTGCGAGAGCATGTGCACGTCGGCGAAGGCGCGCACCCGGACCGCGTCGGGCATGGCGCCGTGGCTCAGCACGCCCCAGTAGGCGGCGGCGACGTCGCCCGAGGCCACCGCGGCGGTCCACAGCGCCATCCAGCCCTCTTCGGTCGTTTCGCGGGCGAAGCGCTTCACCGCGACGGCGAAGGTCTCGTCCAGCCGCTTGTGCATCAAGCGGGCTTCCGGCCCGTCCTCAGCGGCCTTCTCCACGAAGTAGCGGTGGATGTCGTAGGGGCGGGCGTCCGCCGTGGGGACCAGCTTCAGCCGCCGGCACAGCCACGCCACGTCCTCGGACGACAGGCAGGTGCCCACGATGGAGCAATGGTACTCCGTGGGAATCGTCCACAGCT from Azospirillum brasilense includes the following:
- a CDS encoding methyl-accepting chemotaxis protein — encoded protein: MAGGLVAAAGDLALERGATNGALNGEGALNLERRARLQQRRDAADAALRTALDTLPAIPDMVPHGPRLGEVEASLASLRDHRRGVDEALARDAGERSPKVVSGFSDTITAHIERVGALRLLLEAVAPPPRTATLQLVQLRGHAADMAEHAGRERGLFNALIAGRRPVAPGQAEALAKSRGRLEQAWDGIRALRTRPDLAPELARAIDGVEAAYVEGFADTRRAVLAGGVDGRYPLSSDDWMGRATAAIDSILALAGTAGTAIDAAVAESADEARSDLLVSLAVFTLSLILGVGGSLLVIRRIVRPLSAMTGAMRQLADGDLAVAVPGTGRRDEIGAMAQAVRVFQEHAAARERLEAEQRRDQETRERRAAALDRLTRGFEAKVSGLVGTLSSAATEMEATAGSMSAAAQQTDQQSFAVAAASEQASTNVQTVAAATEQLTASIREIGDRAAQSQAITTRAVADARRTDETVRLMAGCAQRIGEVVGLIQAISSQTNLLALNATIEAARAGDAGKGFAVVAHEVKALASQTAQATDDIAAQIVQVQTVTRDAVSAIQAIATVIGEVNEIATAIATAVEEQGAATREITRNVQQAAVGTQEVATNIAGVQQAANDTGAAATQVLSAAQDLSQQAERLTGEVGDFLAGVRGA
- a CDS encoding DUF2325 domain-containing protein; the encoded protein is MPSCVLGQAKRRKLWTIPTEYHCSIVGTCLSSEDVAWLCRRLKLVPTADARPYDIHRYFVEKAAEDGPEARLMHKRLDETFAVAVKRFARETTEEGWMALWTAAVASGDVAAAYWGVLSHGAMPDAVRVRAFADVHMLSHIMGGENRRQLRENRDLARRCDELTARLAKQERAAAERVAEKDARIRELEAQLTAQRAAPAVPETPNVSKAQSVRAPGQARLLRTMDALHRRVASERMRARHAEAEVERLRRLLDPPAAQLRRTAAAETNAPTDLGGRAILYVGGRTKSLPHLRAAVETRNGCLLHHDGGFEQTTRCLEGLVERADVVVCPVDCVSHDACLRVKGLCRRMGKPFVPMRSAGATSFARILHSFGQDGAGEESAHH